CATAGTGTCAGTATTAGATTTCTGATAATTGTTTACCAAATCTCACCTTTACAGTCatccagcagcaaagcagtttccacggctggtacaaaatagtAAAACCATACAAATGTTTAGACATatcatacagaatgtatggacatatgcaATCACTAAGGCAGGATCCTTGAAATATTGGATCCTAGCATGGTTTGGGTTGCAAGGGACCtctaaaggtcatctagtccaagccccctgcaatgagcagggacatctgccACTcaatcaggttgctcagagccccctccaacctgaccttgaatgcttccagggctggggcatctgccacctctctgggcgacctgtgccagtgtttcactgccctcattgtaaaaaaagtcttccttccATCTAGTCGGAATCTACCTCTTTcggtttaaaaccattaccccttgtcctgtcgcagcaggccctactaaaaactctgtccccatctttcttacaagcccccttTCAGTATTGAAAGGCCGCAGtcaggtctccctggagccttcgcttctccaggctgaacaaccccaactccctCAGGCCTTCCTCCTAGCTGtggtgttccagccctctgatcgtttttgtggccctcctccgGACCCGCTGCAGCAGGTCCGTGTCcatcctgtgctgaggaccccagagctggacgcagtactgcaggtggggtctcaccagagcggagtagaggggcagaattacttcccttgacctgctggccacgcttcttttgatgcatcccaggatatggttggccttctgggctgcagctgcaggctgccGGCTGATGCCCcgtttttcatccaccagcacccccaagtccttctggccagggctgctctcagtcccttCATGCCCCAGCCTGTATCGGTACACCGGAGCTTCTCCTGACCCAGGTGCGGGACTTTGGACTTGGTCTTGTTGAACCTTGTGAGGTTCACGTGGGCTCACTTCTCGAGCTcgtccaggtccctctggatggcatcccgtcCCTCAGGcgtgtcaaccacaccactcagcttggtgtcgcctgcaaacttgctgagggtgcacttgatcccgCTGCCTGTGTCACCGAGGAAGATActaaacagcactggtcccactacggacccctgagggacaccccTGGTCACCGATCTCCATCCAGACTTTGAGCCGTTGAGCACTACCCCCTGGATGTGACCATgcaaccaattcctcatccaccgaACAGTCCATCCGTCAGATCCCCATGTCTCCACTTCAAGAGAAGGACGTTGTGGGGgaccgtgtcaaaggccttgcgGAAGTCCAGAGGGATGACATCCGTAGCGTTTCCCTGGTCCACTGATGTAGCCACTCCATCccagaaggccactaggttggtcaggcagcATATACCCACCGCGTGCTCTCTCGAGGTTTCCTTTTGCCTGTCAGATAATTGCCCCGGGAGGGCAGCTCCCGTGGCTGTGCTCCAGCGGCTGTCCACGAGCACCCCGTGACGAGAGCCGTCCTCGCACCTTCTCGGCCCGGCCATGAGGTCACAGCGGGAATGTGAGGTCACAGAGCCCCGCGGTGACGCGCCAGACATAAGCACCAACCGCTCAGCCCCCGGCCCTCACTGCGGCggtggcggcagcagcagcagcagcagcagcagcagcagggtgcaAGTGCCGGGAGCCATGGCCCCAGCCCGCcacctcctcgtcctcctcaTCCTCTTGGTGGCCCTGCATGTCAGGGCTGCCAGGGCTGCTTTGTGGCAAGCACGGGGAGCAGGTAAGCGGGCGGCGCTGGTGCAGCCTTTCACAGACCAGCGGGCTCTTCTCCCCGAGAAGCGCAGATGACGGTATTTCCCTGCCAGCGGGAGGAAGGAGAATCTCCCTTTCCGTCTTCTTTCCGTGTGAAGCGCAAGTTGCTCCTTCCGTGTCCGTTGCGCAGACgcggaggagaggagagagggcaCGGGTCGGGCTCAGTGACGTGCCCCGAGGCATTTTGCCTCGCGAAGCTGTCTATGCCGGCCCCTCGGAGCCTGAGCTGCTCCCGGTGCTGGCTGCTGAGCCAGCGGGCTTGTTGGGGTTGAGTTTAGAGGTCGCGTGAGCTCCAGGGAGTCTTTTCTCCTGGCAGCTCCGCGCGTGGGTCGTTTTGCCCCAGCAAGGTGCCACTGCAGGCAGGCGGCAACTCTTTGTGCCATGCTCCTGAGTGGAAGGGAGAGATGAGTGCCGTGGGGTAATCCTGTCTTTGAGCTGCGCTCACTGCCACTCCGATCTGAAGGAAGTATCTTGAACCGTGTCACGGGAGCTGTTCTGTCCTGTGCTTTTTTTGCAGCCGTGCTGGCAGGCGAAGGCGATGCGGCTTCCCGTCTGGGCTCCAGGACTGAGGGTCCGGGAGATGGCATGGGTACGTCACggcttttccctccctttgAGAGCTGCCAGCCGGGCGGCTCTGCAGGTGTGAGGACGGAGACCTGCACGTGTGTGCCCTCTCCTTGCGTGATCCCCTTACCGCTGCTGCGATTCAGTTCTGCCGATGTAGATCACGATAGATGACGGAAGCTTCTCTGGGTGTTTAGTTACAGATGGGCCTGTAGGGAGGACTCTTCCAGCTCCTCGGCTGGATGCTGTTCTACAGCCCGGCCTGCATCGCAGGGGTGAGTAGTCTGTCTCTGCCGACCTCACAGGCTAAGCGCTggttttctgtaatttatttgcATGAAATTGAACCACGTATTTTCCGTTAAGGTCCTCCAAGAGCCAAGTACCTAGCTGACGGAGGAAAAAAGTCCCTGCAGCCATCTGAATATGTAAGACAAATGCTGGAGGAACTGGAGAGAGGACACGGTGGGTGTGTTTCACTCTGCCTTAGCGGTGAGGCTCGGCAGCCAGAGGTTTTAGGTACCTGTCTGGAGACGCCGTAGCCTGCACAGCGGGAAGGGGTCGATCAGAGCCTCGCAGCAGCGATGCTGGGTTTCACACCTTGCAGGTGCTGGTGAGGCACAGAGATGGTGCAGAGCCTCTGCCGCCAGTTGTGGTTCAAGCCGCGTGCCAGGGGCAGCCGCTGCCCCGGTTTTACCATTACGGCTCAGAGCTGGCTTGTGCAGACGTCGGTAGGCAGATCTGAGGGCCTGGCGTGCGCTGAACTTGTGTTCAGCTCACACGCAGCACAGCTTGCCGCTGGGCCAGTTCCAGGCGGGAGCGAGGTCCCCAGCAACGCTGGCTGCCTTTTCCTGATGCTGGAAGTCAGGTGGAGATGCTGGTTCGGCAGGCTTTCTGGGGTGTGCTCGACTTCCCGTCTGCGGACCGATAGCTGGGATGGGACGAATGTGACCGTTGCTGGTGCTTACAGGGAAGGGCATGAGGGCCTTGCGGAGAAGCCCTTCTCAGAAGGGCTGTTTCCCCGGCTGGCCTGGCCGCAGCTTCTTCCCATCCTCTTTGAAGGAAGGCATTGAGCATCACCTTACAGTTTGCCAGGAATGCACTGCGTGCAATGCAAACCAGAAGGTTGCGTGCAATGTGCTGGTCTCCCAGCAGCTCAGGCGTGGCTGCTGTCTGGAGTGGTGACTAGGCGCAGCCCCGAAAGCCCAGGCGCTGTTTCTAAACCCCGTCAACGTCCTTGAGAAGGGTTGCCTCCTGAAGATGCCATCGCCCTCGTGGGGAACGGTTCTGTGTGACCCAACTGTCCCGCTTGCTTTCTCAAGAGACGGACCGAGAGGCTGTGCAGAAGGTGATTTCGGGAGAAAGCAGTGGCTCACTGCCAGTCTCCGCTGAAGAACTGGAGGCGAGGCAGGCCCCTGGCACACCAGGTAGTTGCTGTCCCGTGGCCGGCTGGTGTCACCCATCAGGATGGCTGCGTGTCAGCAGGCTCTTCCCCCAGCGTTCGCTCTTGCACGTCACGCCAGCAGCCAAAGCTGGAAGTGTTTTGGGTTCGAGGCCTCTGGGCCACGTCCTGCAGATGGTGGGAGATGTGCCTCTTAATGGAACGTGCGTCCCGCCGTAGCTGCGTCCCAGAGGTTGCCCGGAGTCTCTAGAGGCTCAAGgcacaaaagcagcacagagcggGATCCCTCCTGTGAGCTGAGGTCCAGAGCGATGCCCTGACTCGCAGACTGGGCAGAGGCTTAGGGGTAGCCTCTCCGTCCTCCTGCATCCTCTGTGCCCGAGCCATGCTGAGGCTTCAGCTGCCGTCTCTGCTTTTTGGCAGCGCTGTCAAAGCCCGGAGAAGACCACCGCGGTAACATATATGAATTTCTCCGAGCGGACTCAGGTACTGAGCAGTCTTGCTGGGGTCCCTAAGTGGGAGAGACGTCCTAAAATCTGGGAGCGGATGCGCATGCTGGAGAAAAGGCTGAAGGGGAGAGCAAGGTCCAGGTGTCTCCTGAGGGGGCCTGACTCTGTCCCCTCGGGGTGGGAGCAGGCccagggggagggagagctggggggggcactgcctgctgcagggatgTTTTTTGCCCGTGTCCCTCAAAGGAGCAGCTGCGCTCCCCGCCGCGCTCCTCTTCTGGCCTTCTGAGTTTTGTTTGGTGGGACAGCGTGTCCCAAAGGGTGGGAGCGTGCCCCCAGGCACCAGCACTGGGGGGAAAGAGGGACCTTCCTGGCCCTGTCAAACGTGCTGCAAGCTTGCCAGTGGTGCACAGGACGATCTAACGTTCCCAATTGCTCCTCCAGACGTGGTCAGCGAGAGAACCACGAGTGATAACGAGCCCCAGAGCTCCGCCAGTGTCCTCTGTCCCCAAGATGTGCGGAGGCGCTGTATGATAGTCACGGCAGTACTCATGGTTGTCCTGCCACTTGGACTAGTATTCTGCTGTTTCATGATCCGGCGGCggaggaagaggaaacagtGAGTTCTTGATTTCCCTCCCCCACTGCTTCCTTCGACGGCTGCTCGTAGCCACGAAGCCTTTCTAGTCAGGCTGCTGTGGAGTGGCGAGTTAGTGGCTGGCCAAAAGACTCTTTTTGCTGAGGCCTCTTAATTCGCGGGCCCTCTTCTCGGGAGCCCGCTCTGGCTGGAGCCAGTGTTAGCTCAAAGTGAGCCTGCCTGGAGAAGGGCAGCCCCCCGGAGGGAGAGCCATAGGCAAAGCAAGGTCAGGACGAGAAAGAGCGGGGGATAAGGTTGCCGAGGAACACGAGACGCACACAAGCGCCCGCTCCGCACCAGCAGACCTGCCCGCAGGAATGCCCCCGCTCGCTGGTGCCGTGAGGTGCGGGTGTCCGCCTCGGCCGAGATGTGCCAGCGGCTCTGCCCGTGGTGGTGAGCCTTGCCAGCTCTGGGCCGTGCTGTGGAGCCGAGTCCCTCTGTCCCATCTGCagcctcctctctccacaggcgTGCCTCTGCCGCTCCAGCCTACCCCTCGCGCCGGGAGAGCCGGACCAGCCGCCCCAGCACCGCCGAGAGATGGAACGAACGAGAGCAGCCGACGGTCCTGCCTGGAAAACCAGCGCGCCCGCCCTCCCCGCGGCCCCCACGGCCCCCCAGCCCGTCCCTGGCGGCTCTGCTGCAGCGGGACGAGGCCAGCACCCTCCAGGACCAACCAACACGGCCATCCCGCCCCCGCACCACGCTGCTCTGACCCTCCAGCAGGGGCTGAAGGCAGCCCCGCTGGGGTAGGGCTTGGGGTGCGCTGAGAGAAGCCCTGCCGACAGCCGCGGGTTCAgccctttctttcaaaataaagaggGACAGAGCTGTCAGGCAAGTGTCCGGGccatttgtttcaaaatacagagCTGTCAGACAAGTGTCCCGGTGGTACCAACAGCAAGCCCCGTGAAGCACCAGCGCTGGCTGAGCTCCACACCCGAGCACAGCCGTGGATGCCCACGGTGTCTGCAGGCAGGAGCGGGGCACGCGGCTCCCCCGACCGGCGCCGGGGCCCCGGGGGCCTGGGGGAGCCCATGGCCATGGCCAGCAACAGACAGCGACACCAACCTCACCGACGTACGGTGCGGGAGGCAGTGGCGGGAGTCCGACCTGGCCGGTCACACGGACTGGCGCGGGAGCGTCCGTCGGGTGAGGGAACATTTATTGCAGCGGGATCATCTGGCCGTGGGCCTCCTCACGTGGGATACCCAGGACAAGAGGGAAGCCATCAAGAACATCTCCAGGGACAGAAGCTTGCCGAGCCAATGCACTGCGGGCACAGCAAAGGTCCTCGCCGATTGACTTGACGGGCCCTGACTGATGGGCCATCTGCAACTGGGGGTGCTGCAAAGTATCTCCACATCTGGGCGCTGAGCGTCCTGTTAAGGCACTCCCTGAGGGAGGCTGTTACTGCCCTGGCGGTACCAAAGTGGTGGCCACCCCGCTGCTTGGACAGCGTGTTGAAAGGCTGGCTGGAGCCTTTGTAAGAGTTCAGCTGTGTGCTAAGGCTGCGGCCACTCCTCGCAGGACACAGAAGCAGAACACACGTTTAGAACCAAGGCCGTTCGTGAGTACAGAGAGGGCAGTTCTGGGGGGGTGCAACAGTAAGCACATGGCTTTTGAGTCTAAAGGGTGGCTGGGCCTGTTGTTAGTGCTGAGGCCTTGGCTTAGATCACGGTTACTATTGCCAAGAAGGTGTAAAAGTACCGAGGGGGAGAGGGGATTGCCGCTTCTCCCCGAGAAGCGTGGATGACGGTTTTTCCCTGCAGTGCTTTAGCAAGGGCTTCCTCGGCGTGCGTGAGAGCTCCCCCGGTAAGAAAGCCCCGCGGGGCCCGACGTTTGTCCCGCTGCTCCTCGAGGGGTGTTGCACGTGGCCTGGAAAGAGCGTTGGGAGAGTGGCCAGGTGCCGGCCAAGAGGTCACCAGgcccctctgctgctcccacaATCGGTGCTGTAGATCGCAGGGGTGCAGGAGAGCACCTGGGGGAACGATCACCTGCTTGCCTTGCTCTTACGTGCCATCCTGGGCTTCAGCCACAGGCAAGGGACCTGAGGCTAGAGCGACTTTGGGGCGGATGCAGTCTTCCTGTGGAGAGTGTTATGGATGCACAACTAACCAAATCCTATAGGTGTTAAGACTCAGagttattcttcagcaaaagctagttagaagtccggtaacatcttataaaaccacaggctcaatgatgtaaagagaattaattctacatggccgacttaagaatccccaagatttaaagtgatggctcaaaacgtgtgtatcactcacctaaagctgagggctctctccctcgaggagttacctcgggcagtgcccgacccgagggggagtccccgactgcagacccgctgctccgaggaggactgccgACGTGTCCTCCggtgggaccccgtttatacccctgtggaatctgacctgtggtcatttcattctattggccaggagggtcacctcagtgtacctggcgcatctcgattgaccagttcaaatttcaacctgtggcctccagggtttcctcccccttctccctgcctggagaagtttcttttcctgctggcgggatggggggtgtgtggggggggatgTACTGCCACAGAGAGAACAGCAGGACAGGAGTCGTTCCCCCCTGCCATTTGTCACAGACTCTTTGACAGCGTGCAGGTGACCTAACTTTAGGCACCTGAGCTACTgacccctgctccagccccctcatcatctttgtggccctgctctggacccactccagcAGGGCCATGTCTTCCTTACGCTCTTTACCGCTGTGCGCCCCCGGGGATAAAAAGCAGGGGAGAACCTCAGCTAAAGTCAATCTAATAGAAAAGACCCAGCCTGTCTCTGTGCAAATGACCAAagcagagaggggaaattggggagCACCCTCAGTCGCCACTGAGCATGAGAGGTGAAGGAAGATGTGGTTCGGCAAAGGGCTCTCTCCGAGTCCGTTCAATGGGCTGCCAAGTCCCGCTTTGCAGCAACTGGTCGGGTTTCCCTCACGATCGTTCTCCGGGGTCTGTGTGAGGAGATGGGGCGACACCGTACAACATGGGAGCCAGCGGATGTTAGGGGTGTGAGCCCGAGGAGGTGCCCAAATCCATCAGGGCTGAACCAGGACTGCCAATCTGCAGGCAACTGGGGTCAGGGCTTGATCCCTGGGGCCGTTGCCCCCACTGCTCAGGCTCCTGGTCCGGAGCTGATGGTGGCGATTGCTACTTTGCAACATTCCTCGTTGACACAGGAGCCCAACTATCGATGGTAGATAAGGACACTTAACAAAGGACAGCCTCCACTTAGCAAGCAAATAGATGCTCTTGTAGGTGGCCATGCCAAATCACTACCCACCCACTGGTCAGGGCTAAATCAATTCTACGGGATGGACGGACGGTCCGGCTTTACTTCTAGGTCCCCATAATAGGTGAGGTACGGGTGCATGGAATGGGTCAGTCGAGGGTGGCCTTGTGGGGAAAGTGGGCAATAGGGGCACTGCAGGCTCCTCCCCACAGTTTACCTCGCATCAACACATCCCTGACAAACAGGCCGTTAGCATGAGCTCCAGGTCCTGCCCCTTTATCCTACAATACGAGTCACCTTCTGATGCCACCCGGGCTGTTCCTGAACTGATAAAAGAGCTAGACGAACAGGGAAGCGTGGTCAGGCCTCCTTCCCACTACAGTTCTCCTGCACGGGCGGTAGAGAAACCTCCGGGCAAGTGGTGACTAGCGGTAGGTTACAGAGCCCAGAACACCGCCAC
The DNA window shown above is from Haliaeetus albicilla chromosome 15, bHalAlb1.1, whole genome shotgun sequence and carries:
- the LOC138689074 gene encoding uncharacterized protein, with amino-acid sequence MTTRRRGERARVGLSDVPRGILPREAVYAGPSEPELLPVLAAEPAAVLAGEGDAASRLGSRTEGPGDGMVTDGPVGRTLPAPRLDAVLQPGLHRRGPPRAKYLADGGKKSLQPSEYVRQMLEELERGHETDREAVQKVISGESSGSLPVSAEELEARQAPGTPALSKPGEDHRGNIYEFLRADSDVVSERTTSDNEPQSSASVLCPQDVRRRCMIVTAVLMVVLPLGLVFCCFMIRRRRKRKQRASAAPAYPSRRESRTSRPSTAERWNEREQPTVLPGKPARPPSPRPPRPPSPSLAALLQRDEASTLQDQPTRPSRPRTTLL